The Glycine soja cultivar W05 chromosome 8, ASM419377v2, whole genome shotgun sequence genome has a window encoding:
- the LOC114423107 gene encoding uncharacterized AAA domain-containing protein C16E9.10c-like isoform X2 — MEQKSILISALGVGVGVGVGIGLASGQSVGKWGANTFSSNAITAEKMEQEMLRQVVDGRESNATFDKFPYYLSEQTRVLLTSAAYVHLKHAEVSKYTRNLAPASRTILLSGPAELYQQMLAKALAHYFEAKLLLLDLTDFSLKIQSKYGFSNMESSFRRSTSETTLERLSDLFGSFSIFSQREEPKGKMNRPSSGVDLQSMGAEASCNPPILRRNASSSSNISGLASQTYPTNSVPLKRTTSWSFDEKLLIQSLYKVLAFVSKTYPIVLYLRDVDRLLYKSQRIYNLFQKMLKKLSGPVLILGSRVIDSGNDYEEVDEKINSLFPYNIEIRPPEDESHLVSWKSQLEEDLKMIQVQDNKNHIMEVLAANDLDCDDLDSICVSDTMVLSNYIEEIIVSAISYHLMKNKDTEYRNGKLVISSNSLSHALNIFHKGKSSRRDTSKLEDQAVKSEQIEEGTAMKPEAKSENAAPVKKAEAETLSSVGKTDGEKSVPAPKAAEVPPDNEFEKRIRPEVILANEIDVTFSDIGALDETKESLQELVMLPLRRPDLFTGGLLKPCRGILLFGPPGTGKTMLAKAIAKEAGASFINVSMSTITSKWFGEDEKNVRALFTLAAKVSPTIIFVDEVDSMLGQRTRVGEHEAMRKIKNEFMTHWDGLLTKQGERILVLAATNRPFDLDEAIIRRFERRIMVGLPSVENREKILRTLLAKEKVDNELEFKELATMTEGYTGSDLKNLCTTAAYRPVRELIQQERIKSLDKKQKASRGQNKDVQESRGQSVVGNTQDALDEEEEVKQERVIITLRPLNMQDFKEAKNQVAASFAAEGAGMGELKQWNDLYGEGGSRKQQQLSYFL, encoded by the exons ATGGAACAGAAAAGCATTCTGATATCGGCTTTGGGTGTTGGGGTGGGAGTGGGAGTGGGGATTGGATTGGCCTCTGGACAAAGCGTTGGAAAATGGGGAGCCAACACTTTCTCCTCGAACGCTATTACTGCTGAGAAGATGGAGCAGGAAATGCTCAGACAAGTTGTTGACGGAAGAGAAAGCAACGCCACTTTTGATAAATTCCCTTATTACCTCAG TGAGCAAACACGGGTTTTGCTGACAAGTGCGGCTTATGTCCATTTAAAGCATGCTGAGGTTTCTAAGTATACACGTAATCTTGCTCCTGCAAGCCGGACTATTCTGCTTTCAGGGCCAGCAG AACTTTACCAACAGATGCTTGCCAAGGCTTTAGCTCATTACTTTGAGGCCAAGTTGCTTCTGTTAGATTTAACTGACTTTTCATTGAAG ATTCAGAGTAAATATGGTTTTTCCAACATGGAATCT tCTTTCAGAAGATCCACTTCAGAGACTACTTTGGAGCGGCTATCTGATCTATTTGGGTCATTTTCAATCTTTTCACAAAGGGAGGAACCTAAAG GCAAAATGAACAGGCCTAGCAGTGGAGTGGACCTCCAATCAAT GGGGGCTGAAGCATCTTGTAATCCTCCAATACTCCGTAGGAATGCTTCTTCCTCTTCAAATATTAGTGGCCTTGCTTCGCAAACCTATCCTACAAATTCAG TTCCTCTGAAGCGCACAACCAGCTGGTCTTTTGACGAAAAGCTTCTTATACAGTCTCTCTATAAG GTTCTGGCTTTTGTGTCAAAAACCTATCCCATTGTGCTATATTTGCGGGATGTTGATAGGCTGTTATATAAATCACAAAGGATATATAACTTGTTCCAAAAAATGTTGAAGAAACTATCTGGACCAGTTTTGATTCTTGGTTCTCGAGTTATAGATTCTGGTAATGACTATGAAGAGGTGGATGAGAAAATTAATTCGCTCTTCCCATACAACATAGAAATCAGGCCACCAGAAGATGAATCGCATCTTGTCAGCTGGAAGTCTCAATTGGAAGAGGATTTGAAGATgatacaagttcaggataacaAAAACCATATCATGGAAGTGCTTGCAGCCAATGATCTTGATTGTGATGACCTGGATTCCATTTGTGTCTCAGACACAATGGTTCTCAGTAACTATATAGAAGAGATTATTGTGTCAGCAATTTCGTATCAtttgatgaaaaacaaagaCACTGAATACAGAAATGGGAAGCTCGTTATTTCTTCCAATAG TTTGTCCCATGCATTGAATATATTCCACAAGGGGAAATCCAGTAGAAGAGATACATCAAAATTGGAAGATCAAGCTGTAAAATCTGAG CAAATAGAGGAGGGAACTGCTATGAAACCAGAAGCAAAGTCTGAAAATGCCGCTCCTGTAAAAAAGGCTGAAGCAGAAACATTAAGTTCAGTGGGAAAGACAGATGGTGAAAAATCAGTTCCTGCACCCAAAGCCGCT GAAGTTCCTCCTGATAATGAGTTTGAGAAGCGAATAAGGCCCGAGGTAATACTAGCAAATGAGATTGATGTCACATTCTCTGATATTGGTGCCTTAGATGAGACCAAAGAATCCCTTCAAGAACTAGTAATGCTTCCTCTTAGAAGGCCAGACCTTTTCACTGGAGGCCTTCTAAAGCCTTGTAGAGGAATATTGCTGTTTGGACCTCCTGGAACTGGGAAGACAATGCTGGCAAAGGCCATTGCAAAGGAGGCCGGAGCAAGTTTCATCAATGTGTCCATGTCTACCATCACTTCTAAGTGGTTTGGTGAAGATGAGAAGAATGTTCGCGCTTTATTCACACTTGCAGCCAAGGTCTCCCCAACTATAATATTCGTGGATGAGGTTGATAGCATGCTTGGGCAACGGACCAGAGTTGGGGAACATGAAGCCATGAGGAAAATAAAGAATGAATTTATGACCCATTGGGATGGACTTTTGACAAAGCAAGGGGAGCGGATCCTTGTTCTTGCTGCAACCAATAGGCCTTTCGACTTGGATGAAGCTATTATTAGGCGATTTGAAAGAAG GATTATGGTAGGACTACCATCTGTGGAGAACAGGGAAAAGATTTTGAGGACTCTTTTGGCAAAAGAAAAGGTGGACAACGAACTTGAGTTTAAGGAACTTGCAACTATGACAGAAGGATATACTGGAAGTGATCTAAAG AACTTGTGCACAACTGCTGCTTATCGGCCTGTTAGAGAGCTAATTCAGCAAGAGAGGATAAAGAGTCTG GATAAAAAGCAGAAAGCTTCCAGGGGACAGAATAAAGATGTCCAAGAAAGTCGAGGACAATCCGTAGTAGGAAATACTCAAGATGCTCTAGATGAAGAAGAGGAAGTTAAACAGGAAAGAGTTATTATTACCCTTAGGCCATTGAATATGCAGGATTTCAAAGAGGCCAAAAATCAG GTTGCTGCAAGCTTTGCAGCTGAAGGGGCTGGAATGGGTGAGTTGAAACAGTGGAACGATTTGTACGGAGAAGGCGGTTCAAGGAAGCAGCAGCAGTTGTCTTACTTCCTGTGA
- the LOC114423107 gene encoding ribosome biogenesis ATPase RIX7-like isoform X1, which yields MEQKSILISALGVGVGVGVGIGLASGQSVGKWGANTFSSNAITAEKMEQEMLRQVVDGRESNATFDKFPYYLSEQTRVLLTSAAYVHLKHAEVSKYTRNLAPASRTILLSGPAELYQQMLAKALAHYFEAKLLLLDLTDFSLKIQSKYGFSNMESSFRRSTSETTLERLSDLFGSFSIFSQREEPKGKMNRPSSGVDLQSMGAEASCNPPILRRNASSSSNISGLASQTYPTNSVPLKRTTSWSFDEKLLIQSLYKVLAFVSKTYPIVLYLRDVDRLLYKSQRIYNLFQKMLKKLSGPVLILGSRVIDSGNDYEEVDEKINSLFPYNIEIRPPEDESHLVSWKSQLEEDLKMIQVQDNKNHIMEVLAANDLDCDDLDSICVSDTMVLSNYIEEIIVSAISYHLMKNKDTEYRNGKLVISSNSLSHALNIFHKGKSSRRDTSKLEDQAVKSEKQIEEGTAMKPEAKSENAAPVKKAEAETLSSVGKTDGEKSVPAPKAAEVPPDNEFEKRIRPEVILANEIDVTFSDIGALDETKESLQELVMLPLRRPDLFTGGLLKPCRGILLFGPPGTGKTMLAKAIAKEAGASFINVSMSTITSKWFGEDEKNVRALFTLAAKVSPTIIFVDEVDSMLGQRTRVGEHEAMRKIKNEFMTHWDGLLTKQGERILVLAATNRPFDLDEAIIRRFERRIMVGLPSVENREKILRTLLAKEKVDNELEFKELATMTEGYTGSDLKNLCTTAAYRPVRELIQQERIKSLDKKQKASRGQNKDVQESRGQSVVGNTQDALDEEEEVKQERVIITLRPLNMQDFKEAKNQVAASFAAEGAGMGELKQWNDLYGEGGSRKQQQLSYFL from the exons ATGGAACAGAAAAGCATTCTGATATCGGCTTTGGGTGTTGGGGTGGGAGTGGGAGTGGGGATTGGATTGGCCTCTGGACAAAGCGTTGGAAAATGGGGAGCCAACACTTTCTCCTCGAACGCTATTACTGCTGAGAAGATGGAGCAGGAAATGCTCAGACAAGTTGTTGACGGAAGAGAAAGCAACGCCACTTTTGATAAATTCCCTTATTACCTCAG TGAGCAAACACGGGTTTTGCTGACAAGTGCGGCTTATGTCCATTTAAAGCATGCTGAGGTTTCTAAGTATACACGTAATCTTGCTCCTGCAAGCCGGACTATTCTGCTTTCAGGGCCAGCAG AACTTTACCAACAGATGCTTGCCAAGGCTTTAGCTCATTACTTTGAGGCCAAGTTGCTTCTGTTAGATTTAACTGACTTTTCATTGAAG ATTCAGAGTAAATATGGTTTTTCCAACATGGAATCT tCTTTCAGAAGATCCACTTCAGAGACTACTTTGGAGCGGCTATCTGATCTATTTGGGTCATTTTCAATCTTTTCACAAAGGGAGGAACCTAAAG GCAAAATGAACAGGCCTAGCAGTGGAGTGGACCTCCAATCAAT GGGGGCTGAAGCATCTTGTAATCCTCCAATACTCCGTAGGAATGCTTCTTCCTCTTCAAATATTAGTGGCCTTGCTTCGCAAACCTATCCTACAAATTCAG TTCCTCTGAAGCGCACAACCAGCTGGTCTTTTGACGAAAAGCTTCTTATACAGTCTCTCTATAAG GTTCTGGCTTTTGTGTCAAAAACCTATCCCATTGTGCTATATTTGCGGGATGTTGATAGGCTGTTATATAAATCACAAAGGATATATAACTTGTTCCAAAAAATGTTGAAGAAACTATCTGGACCAGTTTTGATTCTTGGTTCTCGAGTTATAGATTCTGGTAATGACTATGAAGAGGTGGATGAGAAAATTAATTCGCTCTTCCCATACAACATAGAAATCAGGCCACCAGAAGATGAATCGCATCTTGTCAGCTGGAAGTCTCAATTGGAAGAGGATTTGAAGATgatacaagttcaggataacaAAAACCATATCATGGAAGTGCTTGCAGCCAATGATCTTGATTGTGATGACCTGGATTCCATTTGTGTCTCAGACACAATGGTTCTCAGTAACTATATAGAAGAGATTATTGTGTCAGCAATTTCGTATCAtttgatgaaaaacaaagaCACTGAATACAGAAATGGGAAGCTCGTTATTTCTTCCAATAG TTTGTCCCATGCATTGAATATATTCCACAAGGGGAAATCCAGTAGAAGAGATACATCAAAATTGGAAGATCAAGCTGTAAAATCTGAG AAGCAAATAGAGGAGGGAACTGCTATGAAACCAGAAGCAAAGTCTGAAAATGCCGCTCCTGTAAAAAAGGCTGAAGCAGAAACATTAAGTTCAGTGGGAAAGACAGATGGTGAAAAATCAGTTCCTGCACCCAAAGCCGCT GAAGTTCCTCCTGATAATGAGTTTGAGAAGCGAATAAGGCCCGAGGTAATACTAGCAAATGAGATTGATGTCACATTCTCTGATATTGGTGCCTTAGATGAGACCAAAGAATCCCTTCAAGAACTAGTAATGCTTCCTCTTAGAAGGCCAGACCTTTTCACTGGAGGCCTTCTAAAGCCTTGTAGAGGAATATTGCTGTTTGGACCTCCTGGAACTGGGAAGACAATGCTGGCAAAGGCCATTGCAAAGGAGGCCGGAGCAAGTTTCATCAATGTGTCCATGTCTACCATCACTTCTAAGTGGTTTGGTGAAGATGAGAAGAATGTTCGCGCTTTATTCACACTTGCAGCCAAGGTCTCCCCAACTATAATATTCGTGGATGAGGTTGATAGCATGCTTGGGCAACGGACCAGAGTTGGGGAACATGAAGCCATGAGGAAAATAAAGAATGAATTTATGACCCATTGGGATGGACTTTTGACAAAGCAAGGGGAGCGGATCCTTGTTCTTGCTGCAACCAATAGGCCTTTCGACTTGGATGAAGCTATTATTAGGCGATTTGAAAGAAG GATTATGGTAGGACTACCATCTGTGGAGAACAGGGAAAAGATTTTGAGGACTCTTTTGGCAAAAGAAAAGGTGGACAACGAACTTGAGTTTAAGGAACTTGCAACTATGACAGAAGGATATACTGGAAGTGATCTAAAG AACTTGTGCACAACTGCTGCTTATCGGCCTGTTAGAGAGCTAATTCAGCAAGAGAGGATAAAGAGTCTG GATAAAAAGCAGAAAGCTTCCAGGGGACAGAATAAAGATGTCCAAGAAAGTCGAGGACAATCCGTAGTAGGAAATACTCAAGATGCTCTAGATGAAGAAGAGGAAGTTAAACAGGAAAGAGTTATTATTACCCTTAGGCCATTGAATATGCAGGATTTCAAAGAGGCCAAAAATCAG GTTGCTGCAAGCTTTGCAGCTGAAGGGGCTGGAATGGGTGAGTTGAAACAGTGGAACGATTTGTACGGAGAAGGCGGTTCAAGGAAGCAGCAGCAGTTGTCTTACTTCCTGTGA
- the LOC114423107 gene encoding ribosome biogenesis ATPase RIX7-like isoform X3, producing MEQEMLRQVVDGRESNATFDKFPYYLSEQTRVLLTSAAYVHLKHAEVSKYTRNLAPASRTILLSGPAELYQQMLAKALAHYFEAKLLLLDLTDFSLKIQSKYGFSNMESSFRRSTSETTLERLSDLFGSFSIFSQREEPKGKMNRPSSGVDLQSMGAEASCNPPILRRNASSSSNISGLASQTYPTNSVPLKRTTSWSFDEKLLIQSLYKVLAFVSKTYPIVLYLRDVDRLLYKSQRIYNLFQKMLKKLSGPVLILGSRVIDSGNDYEEVDEKINSLFPYNIEIRPPEDESHLVSWKSQLEEDLKMIQVQDNKNHIMEVLAANDLDCDDLDSICVSDTMVLSNYIEEIIVSAISYHLMKNKDTEYRNGKLVISSNSLSHALNIFHKGKSSRRDTSKLEDQAVKSEKQIEEGTAMKPEAKSENAAPVKKAEAETLSSVGKTDGEKSVPAPKAAEVPPDNEFEKRIRPEVILANEIDVTFSDIGALDETKESLQELVMLPLRRPDLFTGGLLKPCRGILLFGPPGTGKTMLAKAIAKEAGASFINVSMSTITSKWFGEDEKNVRALFTLAAKVSPTIIFVDEVDSMLGQRTRVGEHEAMRKIKNEFMTHWDGLLTKQGERILVLAATNRPFDLDEAIIRRFERRIMVGLPSVENREKILRTLLAKEKVDNELEFKELATMTEGYTGSDLKNLCTTAAYRPVRELIQQERIKSLDKKQKASRGQNKDVQESRGQSVVGNTQDALDEEEEVKQERVIITLRPLNMQDFKEAKNQVAASFAAEGAGMGELKQWNDLYGEGGSRKQQQLSYFL from the exons ATGGAGCAGGAAATGCTCAGACAAGTTGTTGACGGAAGAGAAAGCAACGCCACTTTTGATAAATTCCCTTATTACCTCAG TGAGCAAACACGGGTTTTGCTGACAAGTGCGGCTTATGTCCATTTAAAGCATGCTGAGGTTTCTAAGTATACACGTAATCTTGCTCCTGCAAGCCGGACTATTCTGCTTTCAGGGCCAGCAG AACTTTACCAACAGATGCTTGCCAAGGCTTTAGCTCATTACTTTGAGGCCAAGTTGCTTCTGTTAGATTTAACTGACTTTTCATTGAAG ATTCAGAGTAAATATGGTTTTTCCAACATGGAATCT tCTTTCAGAAGATCCACTTCAGAGACTACTTTGGAGCGGCTATCTGATCTATTTGGGTCATTTTCAATCTTTTCACAAAGGGAGGAACCTAAAG GCAAAATGAACAGGCCTAGCAGTGGAGTGGACCTCCAATCAAT GGGGGCTGAAGCATCTTGTAATCCTCCAATACTCCGTAGGAATGCTTCTTCCTCTTCAAATATTAGTGGCCTTGCTTCGCAAACCTATCCTACAAATTCAG TTCCTCTGAAGCGCACAACCAGCTGGTCTTTTGACGAAAAGCTTCTTATACAGTCTCTCTATAAG GTTCTGGCTTTTGTGTCAAAAACCTATCCCATTGTGCTATATTTGCGGGATGTTGATAGGCTGTTATATAAATCACAAAGGATATATAACTTGTTCCAAAAAATGTTGAAGAAACTATCTGGACCAGTTTTGATTCTTGGTTCTCGAGTTATAGATTCTGGTAATGACTATGAAGAGGTGGATGAGAAAATTAATTCGCTCTTCCCATACAACATAGAAATCAGGCCACCAGAAGATGAATCGCATCTTGTCAGCTGGAAGTCTCAATTGGAAGAGGATTTGAAGATgatacaagttcaggataacaAAAACCATATCATGGAAGTGCTTGCAGCCAATGATCTTGATTGTGATGACCTGGATTCCATTTGTGTCTCAGACACAATGGTTCTCAGTAACTATATAGAAGAGATTATTGTGTCAGCAATTTCGTATCAtttgatgaaaaacaaagaCACTGAATACAGAAATGGGAAGCTCGTTATTTCTTCCAATAG TTTGTCCCATGCATTGAATATATTCCACAAGGGGAAATCCAGTAGAAGAGATACATCAAAATTGGAAGATCAAGCTGTAAAATCTGAG AAGCAAATAGAGGAGGGAACTGCTATGAAACCAGAAGCAAAGTCTGAAAATGCCGCTCCTGTAAAAAAGGCTGAAGCAGAAACATTAAGTTCAGTGGGAAAGACAGATGGTGAAAAATCAGTTCCTGCACCCAAAGCCGCT GAAGTTCCTCCTGATAATGAGTTTGAGAAGCGAATAAGGCCCGAGGTAATACTAGCAAATGAGATTGATGTCACATTCTCTGATATTGGTGCCTTAGATGAGACCAAAGAATCCCTTCAAGAACTAGTAATGCTTCCTCTTAGAAGGCCAGACCTTTTCACTGGAGGCCTTCTAAAGCCTTGTAGAGGAATATTGCTGTTTGGACCTCCTGGAACTGGGAAGACAATGCTGGCAAAGGCCATTGCAAAGGAGGCCGGAGCAAGTTTCATCAATGTGTCCATGTCTACCATCACTTCTAAGTGGTTTGGTGAAGATGAGAAGAATGTTCGCGCTTTATTCACACTTGCAGCCAAGGTCTCCCCAACTATAATATTCGTGGATGAGGTTGATAGCATGCTTGGGCAACGGACCAGAGTTGGGGAACATGAAGCCATGAGGAAAATAAAGAATGAATTTATGACCCATTGGGATGGACTTTTGACAAAGCAAGGGGAGCGGATCCTTGTTCTTGCTGCAACCAATAGGCCTTTCGACTTGGATGAAGCTATTATTAGGCGATTTGAAAGAAG GATTATGGTAGGACTACCATCTGTGGAGAACAGGGAAAAGATTTTGAGGACTCTTTTGGCAAAAGAAAAGGTGGACAACGAACTTGAGTTTAAGGAACTTGCAACTATGACAGAAGGATATACTGGAAGTGATCTAAAG AACTTGTGCACAACTGCTGCTTATCGGCCTGTTAGAGAGCTAATTCAGCAAGAGAGGATAAAGAGTCTG GATAAAAAGCAGAAAGCTTCCAGGGGACAGAATAAAGATGTCCAAGAAAGTCGAGGACAATCCGTAGTAGGAAATACTCAAGATGCTCTAGATGAAGAAGAGGAAGTTAAACAGGAAAGAGTTATTATTACCCTTAGGCCATTGAATATGCAGGATTTCAAAGAGGCCAAAAATCAG GTTGCTGCAAGCTTTGCAGCTGAAGGGGCTGGAATGGGTGAGTTGAAACAGTGGAACGATTTGTACGGAGAAGGCGGTTCAAGGAAGCAGCAGCAGTTGTCTTACTTCCTGTGA